A stretch of the Paucidesulfovibrio longus DSM 6739 genome encodes the following:
- a CDS encoding cytochrome c maturation protein CcmE, whose protein sequence is MSAKASKGVYIAAFVLLLGGLGYLIASGLSQGATPTLSVAQAKESDAADLQRVRLFGKVLPQDIALRDDNLGVAFIVADEVDPAVSMRVEYRGAVPDTFKEGVEVILKGDWDQGAGVFRASQLVTKCPSKYEEKRADS, encoded by the coding sequence ATGAGTGCAAAGGCTTCCAAAGGCGTATATATCGCCGCGTTCGTCCTGCTGCTGGGCGGGCTCGGCTACCTGATCGCGTCCGGCCTGAGCCAGGGCGCGACCCCGACCCTGAGCGTGGCCCAGGCCAAGGAGAGCGACGCGGCCGATTTGCAGCGCGTCCGGCTCTTCGGCAAGGTGCTGCCCCAGGACATCGCCCTGCGGGACGACAATCTCGGCGTGGCCTTCATCGTGGCCGATGAGGTCGACCCGGCCGTTTCCATGCGGGTGGAGTATCGAGGCGCAGTGCCCGATACCTTCAAGGAAGGCGTGGAAGTGATCCTCAAGGGGGATTGGGATCAGGGCGCGGGAGTATTCCGCGCCAGCCAGCTGGTGACCAAATGTCCGTCTAAGTATGAGGAAAAACGGGCGGACAGTTGA
- a CDS encoding hemolysin family protein produces the protein MIELILAVGLATFVSAFCSVAEAVLYSFPWSLVESLKKQGHSSGEVLETLRNNVEEPITAILTLNTVAHTVGASLAGAAWAAVYGEQTLGLFAVGFTIIILLFSEILPKTVGVIYARPLAPRLARLLLWMVFLFKPVAHLATLMGKAMRRNRTAPDASEEDILALVSMTRRAGVIKPYEARSINNILLLDDKTVEQIMTPRTVVFSLPANMTVAEARESRSNWPHSRFPVYEGDNPEDVVGVVYRRQVFEALADDEDDKRLSDLMRSVRFVPESMTLDKVLMRFLESRMHLFVVLDEYGGIAGVVALEDVLEEILGSEIVDETDQVVDMREMARRRRDAVVSGRVSDKGS, from the coding sequence ATGATAGAACTCATACTCGCCGTCGGACTGGCCACCTTCGTGTCGGCCTTTTGTTCCGTTGCCGAAGCCGTGCTCTACTCCTTTCCGTGGAGCCTCGTGGAATCGCTCAAGAAGCAGGGGCATTCTTCCGGCGAGGTTCTGGAAACGTTGCGCAACAACGTCGAGGAACCGATCACGGCCATCCTGACCCTGAACACCGTGGCGCACACCGTGGGCGCGTCCCTGGCCGGCGCGGCCTGGGCTGCGGTCTACGGGGAGCAGACCCTGGGCTTGTTCGCCGTGGGCTTCACGATCATAATCCTGCTCTTTTCCGAGATCCTGCCCAAGACCGTGGGCGTGATCTATGCGCGGCCGCTGGCCCCCAGGCTGGCGCGGCTGCTGCTCTGGATGGTCTTTCTCTTCAAGCCCGTGGCCCATCTGGCCACGCTCATGGGCAAGGCCATGCGCCGGAACCGCACCGCGCCCGACGCCAGCGAGGAGGACATCCTGGCCCTGGTGAGCATGACCCGCCGCGCCGGAGTCATCAAGCCCTACGAGGCCAGGTCCATCAACAACATCCTGCTCCTCGACGACAAGACCGTGGAGCAGATCATGACCCCGCGCACCGTGGTCTTCTCGCTGCCGGCGAACATGACCGTGGCCGAGGCCCGCGAATCGCGCTCGAACTGGCCCCACAGCCGATTCCCGGTCTACGAGGGGGACAACCCCGAAGACGTGGTCGGCGTGGTCTACCGCAGGCAGGTCTTCGAGGCCCTGGCCGACGACGAGGACGACAAGCGGCTTTCCGACCTGATGCGTTCGGTCCGCTTCGTGCCGGAGAGCATGACCCTGGACAAGGTGCTCATGCGCTTTCTGGAAAGCCGGATGCACCTCTTCGTGGTCCTGGACGAATACGGCGGCATCGCCGGCGTCGTGGCCCTGGAGGACGTGCTGGAGGAAATCCTCGGCAGCGAGATCGTGGACGAGACCGACCAGGTCGTGGACATGCGCGAGATGGCCCGCCGCCGCAGGGACGCCGTCGTGTCCGGGCGGGTGTCGGACAAGGGCTCCTGA
- a CDS encoding glycosyltransferase family 9 protein, with amino-acid sequence MTSLPASQTCVAFRLGALGDVVLTTGVLDYWKRTRGLSFVFITRPGPAEILAGHPAIERIVTPDESDLKGTAWLRASARLAREFKGMPLIDLHGTLRSRMLSCRWRGPVHRYPKFGLSRRLFHRLRLDVLRRRLERTNVPQRYALALESSPPPAQELLPRILPDRDALLRAEALLGPLDATPRPRPLVALHPYATHPDKAWPREHWLALAALLDAEGLDWFVLGRDREPLFPDLRGETADSRSRDLTNASNLREACALLSRADVLVTNDSGPMHLAAGVGTPVVALFGPTSRAWGFYPAGPCDTILERKMPCRPCTLHGRNRCTGGRGCLRDTAPEQALEAVRDALRKTELRVIDRR; translated from the coding sequence GTGACCTCACTCCCCGCAAGCCAAACCTGCGTCGCCTTCCGGCTCGGCGCCCTGGGCGACGTGGTCCTGACCACGGGCGTCCTCGACTACTGGAAGCGCACCCGCGGCCTTTCCTTCGTCTTCATCACGCGGCCCGGCCCGGCGGAAATCCTTGCGGGACATCCCGCCATCGAGCGCATCGTCACGCCGGACGAATCCGACCTCAAGGGGACCGCCTGGCTCCGGGCCTCGGCGCGCCTGGCCCGCGAGTTCAAGGGCATGCCCCTGATCGACCTGCACGGCACCCTGCGCTCGCGCATGCTTTCCTGCCGCTGGCGCGGCCCCGTGCACCGCTACCCCAAATTCGGCCTGTCGCGCCGCCTGTTTCATCGGCTGCGCCTGGACGTCCTGCGCCGACGCCTGGAACGCACGAACGTGCCCCAGCGCTACGCCCTGGCCCTGGAGTCGTCGCCTCCCCCGGCGCAGGAACTGCTGCCGCGCATCCTGCCGGACCGCGACGCCCTGCTCCGGGCCGAAGCCCTGCTCGGTCCCCTGGACGCCACTCCACGCCCCCGCCCCCTCGTGGCCCTGCACCCCTACGCCACCCACCCGGACAAGGCCTGGCCCCGCGAACACTGGCTCGCCCTGGCCGCGTTGCTGGACGCCGAGGGGCTGGACTGGTTCGTGCTCGGCAGGGACCGGGAGCCGCTCTTCCCGGACCTGCGCGGCGAAACGGCCGACAGCCGCTCCCGCGACCTGACCAACGCGTCAAACCTGCGCGAGGCCTGCGCCCTGCTCTCGCGCGCGGACGTGCTCGTGACCAACGATTCCGGCCCCATGCACCTCGCGGCCGGCGTGGGCACGCCCGTGGTGGCCCTGTTCGGCCCCACGTCCCGCGCCTGGGGGTTTTATCCCGCCGGGCCGTGCGACACGATTCTGGAACGGAAAATGCCCTGCCGACCCTGCACCCTGCATGGCCGCAACCGCTGCACGGGCGGGCGCGGCTGCCTGCGCGACACCGCGCCGGAGCAGGCCCTGGAGGCGGTCCGGGACGCCCTGCGCAAGACCGAACTGCGCGTCATCGACAGGAGGTGA
- a CDS encoding cysteine desulfurase family protein gives MRPLYFDHNATTPVAPAVREAMLPLLGEVFGNPSSGHAWGLDAKEALEAARGQVAALINAEPDEIHFTSCATEANNTVIQGLLADGGGMVTSAVEHPSVLGPAREMARRGAGLAVLPVNREGVIDPEQAGEAIGPETRLVSVMLANNETGAIQPVWELAEVCRTQGALLHSDAAQAVGKIPVDVRRLDVDFLTIAGHKLNAPKGVGALFVRRGANLPPLLFGGGQESGLRPGTENTAFCVGLGAACALAGRKLEEEMARRRKLGDILLDGLRHLGTDFMVFSEGTRRLPNTLLAGFRGLEAGRIVEGLALRDVGVSAGAACHGPGASGGSSEGRISHVLEAMRAPQEYALGSVRFSWGLGTAPDDVLELVERLGRVLAELRRD, from the coding sequence ATGCGGCCCCTGTATTTCGACCACAACGCCACCACTCCGGTGGCCCCCGCCGTTCGCGAGGCCATGCTCCCGCTGCTGGGGGAGGTCTTCGGCAACCCGTCCAGCGGCCACGCCTGGGGCCTCGACGCCAAGGAAGCGCTCGAAGCCGCGCGCGGCCAGGTCGCCGCGCTGATCAACGCCGAGCCGGACGAGATCCATTTCACCTCCTGCGCCACGGAAGCCAACAACACCGTGATCCAGGGGCTTCTGGCCGACGGCGGCGGCATGGTCACCTCCGCGGTGGAGCACCCCTCCGTGCTCGGCCCCGCCAGGGAAATGGCGCGGCGCGGCGCGGGTCTGGCCGTGCTGCCCGTGAACAGGGAAGGCGTGATCGACCCGGAACAGGCCGGAGAGGCGATCGGCCCGGAAACGCGGCTCGTCTCCGTGATGCTCGCCAACAACGAGACGGGCGCGATCCAGCCCGTCTGGGAGCTTGCCGAGGTCTGCCGCACCCAGGGCGCGCTGCTGCACTCGGACGCGGCCCAGGCCGTGGGCAAGATTCCCGTGGATGTGCGCCGCCTGGACGTGGATTTCCTGACCATCGCCGGGCACAAGCTGAACGCGCCCAAGGGCGTGGGCGCGCTCTTCGTGCGGCGCGGCGCGAACCTGCCTCCCCTGCTCTTCGGCGGCGGACAGGAGAGCGGCCTGCGTCCCGGCACGGAAAACACGGCCTTCTGCGTTGGGCTTGGAGCGGCCTGCGCCCTCGCCGGACGAAAACTGGAAGAGGAAATGGCCCGCCGGCGCAAGCTGGGAGACATCCTGCTCGACGGCCTGCGCCACCTGGGGACGGATTTCATGGTCTTTTCCGAGGGCACGCGCCGATTGCCGAACACCCTTCTCGCGGGTTTCCGGGGCCTGGAAGCAGGACGCATCGTGGAAGGCCTGGCGCTGCGGGACGTCGGCGTTTCCGCCGGAGCCGCCTGCCACGGACCGGGCGCGAGTGGGGGAAGCTCCGAAGGACGGATTTCACACGTGCTCGAAGCCATGCGCGCCCCGCAGGAATACGCCCTGGGCTCGGTGCGTTTTTCCTGGGGGCTGGGAACGGCCCCGGACGACGTGCTGGAACTGGTGGAACGCCTGGGCCGGGTGCTGGCGGAGCTGCGCCGGGACTGA